From the Leifsonia sp. AG29 genome, one window contains:
- a CDS encoding DsbA family protein, with the protein MKPLRLLLALLLALGVAASVSACSLIGGSSAPVATGKAPTGTDGAVNFDERYIAAGTGAKKVDIWFDALCPYCGQFERTNGETIAKAVDDGSVTVRLHPLTFLDPNSNGTGYSTRAAAALTCVGIHDQHRVLDYFRALYTDQPEEGSSGLTDAELARRASALGITDISGCLSRSDPLKVWAQANTTQSVSGPIVVDGKKLLDKIQGTPTVLVDGKQYPGSVTDAKAFEKFLGA; encoded by the coding sequence GTGAAGCCGCTGCGCCTCCTGCTCGCGCTCCTGCTCGCCCTCGGCGTGGCCGCGTCCGTCAGTGCGTGCTCGCTGATCGGCGGCTCCAGTGCGCCGGTCGCCACCGGCAAGGCTCCGACCGGCACGGACGGCGCCGTCAACTTCGACGAGCGCTACATCGCCGCGGGCACGGGCGCGAAGAAGGTCGACATCTGGTTCGACGCCCTGTGCCCGTACTGCGGTCAGTTCGAGCGCACCAACGGCGAGACCATCGCGAAGGCCGTCGACGACGGCTCGGTGACGGTCCGCCTCCACCCGCTCACCTTCCTCGACCCGAACTCCAACGGGACCGGCTACTCGACCCGAGCGGCGGCCGCACTCACCTGCGTCGGCATCCACGACCAGCACCGGGTGCTCGACTACTTCCGGGCGCTGTACACCGACCAGCCCGAGGAGGGATCGAGCGGCCTTACCGACGCGGAGCTCGCTCGTCGCGCGTCGGCCCTGGGGATCACCGACATCTCGGGCTGCCTCTCGCGGTCCGACCCGCTCAAAGTGTGGGCGCAGGCGAACACGACGCAGTCCGTCTCCGGGCCGATCGTGGTCGACGGAAAGAAGCTCCTCGACAAGATCCAGGGGACGCCGACTGTGCTCGTGGACGGCAAGCAGTACCCGGGCAGCGTCACGGACGCGAAGGCCTTCGAGAAGTTCCTCGGGGCGTGA
- the nusB gene encoding transcription antitermination factor NusB produces the protein MSARTKARKRALDVLYSADLRGVPLPQALAVEAERAATQPAREASWLYAREIVDGVIDHQDEIDEQIETYAQGWTLARMPAVDRAILRIGVWELLFNDDIPDGVAISEAVEAATVLSTDDSAGFVNGLLAKIAQTK, from the coding sequence ATGAGCGCGCGGACCAAGGCGCGCAAGCGCGCCCTCGACGTGCTCTACAGCGCCGACCTCCGTGGCGTGCCGCTGCCGCAGGCCCTGGCGGTCGAGGCCGAGCGTGCGGCGACCCAGCCCGCCCGCGAGGCCTCCTGGCTCTACGCCCGCGAGATCGTCGACGGCGTGATCGACCACCAGGACGAGATCGACGAGCAGATCGAGACCTACGCGCAGGGCTGGACGCTCGCGCGGATGCCCGCCGTCGACCGCGCCATCCTGCGGATCGGCGTCTGGGAGCTGCTGTTCAACGACGACATCCCGGACGGCGTGGCCATCTCCGAGGCCGTGGAGGCGGCGACCGTGCTGTCGACGGACGACTCGGCGGGGTTCGTCAACGGGCTCCTCGCCAAGATCGCTCAGACGAAGTAG
- the efp gene encoding elongation factor P, which produces MASTADIKNGIVLNIDGQLWTVIEFQHVKPGKGGAFVRTKLKNVTTGKTVDRTYNAGAKIDITNVDRRDYQYLYQDGADFVFMDTSDYDQITIPGPVVGDAANFMLENQNVTVALHEGSPLYVELPASVVLEITYTEPGLQGDRSTGGTKPATVETGYQIQVPLFLETGTKVKVDTRTGDYLGRVND; this is translated from the coding sequence ATGGCATCGACCGCTGACATCAAGAACGGCATCGTCCTCAACATCGACGGACAGCTCTGGACGGTGATCGAGTTCCAGCACGTCAAGCCGGGCAAGGGAGGCGCGTTCGTCCGCACGAAGCTCAAGAACGTGACCACCGGCAAGACGGTCGACCGCACCTACAACGCCGGCGCGAAGATCGACATCACCAACGTCGACCGCCGCGACTATCAGTACCTCTACCAGGACGGCGCCGACTTCGTGTTCATGGACACGAGCGACTACGACCAGATCACCATCCCGGGCCCCGTCGTCGGCGACGCCGCCAACTTCATGCTCGAGAACCAGAACGTCACGGTCGCGCTGCACGAGGGCTCCCCGCTATACGTCGAGCTCCCCGCCTCTGTCGTACTCGAGATCACCTACACCGAGCCGGGCCTCCAGGGCGACCGCTCGACCGGCGGAACGAAGCCCGCGACCGTCGAGACCGGGTACCAGATCCAGGTCCCCCTGTTCCTCGAGACCGGCACCAAGGTCAAGGTCGACACCCGCACGGGTGACTACCTCGGCCGCGTCAACGACTAG
- a CDS encoding type II 3-dehydroquinate dehydratase: MNTATVLVLNGPNLGRLGTREPDVYGSGTLDDLRSLLADDAPELTVDVRQTDDEATLLGWLHEAADSGDPVILNAGAWTHYSYALRDAVALVTKSGGTVIEVHLSNPHAREEFRHTSVISAVASGVIAGFGFGSYRLALAHIRRIGR; encoded by the coding sequence GTGAACACCGCGACCGTCCTGGTCCTCAACGGCCCGAACCTCGGGAGACTCGGAACCCGGGAGCCGGACGTCTACGGCTCGGGCACGCTCGACGACCTCCGATCCCTGCTCGCCGACGACGCCCCCGAGCTGACCGTCGACGTGCGTCAGACCGACGACGAGGCGACCCTGCTCGGCTGGCTGCACGAGGCGGCCGACTCCGGCGACCCCGTGATCCTGAACGCCGGCGCCTGGACGCACTACTCGTACGCGCTGCGCGACGCCGTCGCGCTCGTCACGAAGTCGGGCGGGACCGTGATCGAGGTGCACCTGTCGAATCCGCACGCCAGGGAGGAGTTCCGCCACACGAGCGTGATCAGCGCCGTCGCCAGCGGAGTGATCGCCGGATTCGGCTTCGGCTCGTACCGGCTGGCCCTCGCACACATTCGCCGAATCGGTCGCTGA
- the aroB gene encoding 3-dehydroquinate synthase: MTDAQAPTEITVSGDHPYPVLIGRGLRFDLEPLLGTAVAKVLVVHPPTLGAAAAELRESLSGRYEVLLAEVPDAEAAKRVEVASFLWQIMGQADFTRSDAVVGFGGGAVTDLAGFVAATWLRGVKLVQVPTTLLGMVDAAVGGKTGINTAEGKNLVGAFYAPSAVVCDLDTLTSLPRNEILAGFAEVVKYGFIAEPEILDIIERDVDRATDPSTPEFRRLVELSIGIKARVVGEDFTEQGLREILNYGHTLGHAIEHAERYQWRHGAAVSVGMVFAAELARLSGRLGDEAVDRHRRILESLTLPTSYPLGRWQTLLATMQRDKKARGSMLRFIVLDDVARPTVLAGPDQSLLFAAYQEVGS; encoded by the coding sequence ATGACCGACGCCCAAGCCCCCACCGAGATCACGGTGAGCGGCGACCACCCGTACCCGGTGCTGATCGGCCGCGGTCTCCGCTTCGACCTGGAGCCGCTCCTCGGCACCGCCGTCGCGAAGGTCCTCGTCGTGCACCCGCCGACGCTCGGCGCCGCGGCCGCCGAGCTCCGCGAGAGCCTGAGCGGCCGTTACGAGGTCCTCCTCGCCGAGGTGCCGGACGCCGAGGCGGCGAAGCGGGTCGAGGTCGCCTCGTTCCTGTGGCAGATCATGGGCCAGGCGGACTTCACGCGGTCGGACGCCGTCGTCGGCTTCGGCGGCGGCGCCGTGACCGACCTCGCGGGGTTCGTCGCCGCGACGTGGCTGCGCGGCGTGAAGCTCGTCCAGGTGCCGACCACACTGCTCGGGATGGTCGATGCGGCCGTCGGCGGCAAGACGGGCATCAACACTGCAGAGGGCAAGAACCTGGTCGGAGCGTTCTACGCGCCGTCCGCGGTCGTCTGCGACCTCGACACCCTGACGTCGCTGCCGCGCAATGAGATCCTGGCCGGATTCGCGGAGGTCGTGAAATACGGCTTCATCGCCGAGCCGGAGATCCTCGACATCATCGAGCGCGACGTCGACCGGGCGACCGACCCCTCCACTCCCGAGTTCCGCCGCCTGGTCGAGCTCTCGATCGGCATCAAGGCCCGGGTCGTGGGGGAGGACTTCACCGAGCAGGGACTGCGCGAGATCCTCAACTACGGCCACACCCTGGGACACGCCATCGAGCATGCGGAAAGATACCAGTGGAGGCACGGCGCCGCCGTCTCGGTGGGCATGGTGTTCGCCGCCGAACTCGCCCGCCTCAGCGGGCGCCTCGGCGACGAGGCCGTGGACCGGCACCGGCGCATCCTCGAGTCGCTGACCCTCCCGACGAGCTATCCGCTCGGGCGCTGGCAGACCCTCCTCGCCACCATGCAGCGCGACAAGAAGGCGCGAGGCAGTATGCTGCGCTTCATCGTGCTCGACGACGTGGCCCGGCCGACGGTGCTGGCCGGCCCGGACCAGAGCCTGCTGTTCGCCGCTTACCAGGAGGTGGGTTCATGA
- a CDS encoding shikimate kinase, with protein MPEPVTVVLIGPPAAGKTRVGKRLAKRLGLPFVDTDAMVVAEHGPIAAIFAEHGEPHFRALERSAVAEAVHRPAVVSLGGGAILDPETRADLDGKRVVLLTVRPEAIASRITNGKRPLITDLDSWKRLLAERSEIYHSLAGYTADTSSRPIETIVEEIARWVESPKEDDA; from the coding sequence ATGCCTGAGCCGGTGACGGTCGTTCTCATCGGGCCGCCCGCGGCAGGCAAGACGCGGGTGGGCAAGCGGCTCGCCAAGAGGCTCGGCCTGCCCTTCGTCGACACCGACGCGATGGTGGTGGCCGAGCACGGACCGATCGCTGCCATCTTCGCCGAGCACGGGGAGCCGCACTTCCGCGCGCTCGAGCGCTCGGCCGTCGCCGAGGCGGTTCATCGCCCCGCGGTGGTCTCGCTCGGCGGGGGAGCCATCCTGGACCCGGAGACCCGCGCCGACCTCGACGGCAAGCGGGTGGTGCTCCTGACAGTCCGGCCGGAGGCAATCGCCTCCCGCATCACGAACGGCAAACGACCGCTCATCACCGATCTCGACTCGTGGAAGCGCCTCCTCGCCGAGCGCAGCGAGATCTACCACTCGCTGGCCGGGTACACGGCGGACACGTCGTCGCGGCCCATCGAGACCATCGTGGAGGAGATCGCCCGGTGGGTGGAATCCCCGAAGGAGGACGACGCATGA
- the aroC gene encoding chorismate synthase — protein MLRWLTAGESHGPELIAVLEGLPAGVPVSLDAICADLARRKLGYGRGARMKFEQDALDISGGVRHGFSLGSPIALRIGNTEWPKWVDVMSAEPVDPEKLESGRGAALTRPRPGHADLVGMQKYGFDEARPVLERASARETAARVALGAVARSFLGELGITLVSHTLAIGPVRVPDGSPLPKPADVDALDADPLRCFDPATSERMVAEVDAAHKDGDTLGGVVEVLAYGLPPGLGSHVHWDRRLDAQLAAALMGIQAIKGVEVGDGFLTTTRRGSEAHDELVAEDGTISRTSDRAGGTEGGMSTGGVLRVRAGMKPIATVPHALRTVDVATSEAAPAHHQRSDVCAVPAAGVVAEAMVALVLANAVLEKFGGDSIRETARNLRGYLEAIPENLATERVSAPYA, from the coding sequence ATGCTTCGTTGGCTCACGGCCGGGGAATCCCACGGCCCCGAACTCATCGCCGTCCTGGAGGGGCTCCCCGCCGGGGTTCCGGTCTCGCTCGATGCGATCTGCGCCGATCTCGCGCGGCGCAAGCTCGGGTACGGCCGCGGTGCGCGCATGAAGTTCGAGCAGGACGCCCTCGACATCTCGGGCGGAGTCCGTCACGGGTTCAGCCTCGGCAGCCCCATCGCGCTGCGCATCGGCAACACCGAGTGGCCGAAGTGGGTTGACGTGATGAGCGCCGAGCCGGTCGACCCGGAGAAGCTCGAAAGCGGCCGCGGCGCCGCGCTCACCCGTCCACGCCCGGGTCACGCCGACCTCGTCGGGATGCAGAAGTACGGGTTCGACGAGGCGCGCCCCGTGCTGGAGCGCGCCAGCGCCCGCGAGACGGCCGCGCGGGTCGCCCTCGGCGCGGTGGCTCGCTCGTTCCTCGGAGAGCTCGGCATCACGCTCGTGAGCCACACCCTGGCGATCGGGCCCGTCCGCGTCCCGGATGGTTCGCCCCTCCCGAAGCCTGCCGATGTCGATGCGCTCGACGCCGATCCGCTGCGGTGCTTCGACCCCGCCACCTCCGAGCGGATGGTGGCGGAGGTCGACGCCGCCCACAAGGACGGCGACACGCTCGGCGGCGTCGTGGAGGTGCTCGCGTACGGCCTCCCGCCTGGGCTCGGCTCGCACGTGCACTGGGATCGTCGCCTCGACGCGCAGCTTGCGGCGGCGCTGATGGGTATCCAGGCGATCAAGGGCGTGGAGGTCGGCGACGGTTTCCTGACGACGACCCGACGCGGCTCCGAGGCTCATGACGAGCTCGTCGCCGAGGACGGCACCATCTCCCGCACCAGCGACCGCGCCGGGGGCACCGAGGGCGGCATGAGCACCGGGGGAGTGCTCCGCGTCCGCGCCGGGATGAAGCCGATCGCGACCGTGCCGCACGCGCTGCGGACCGTCGACGTCGCCACCTCGGAGGCCGCGCCTGCGCACCACCAGCGCTCCGATGTCTGCGCCGTCCCGGCCGCCGGCGTCGTCGCCGAGGCCATGGTCGCGCTCGTCCTCGCCAACGCCGTCCTCGAGAAGTTCGGGGGCGACTCGATCCGCGAGACGGCCCGCAACCTGCGTGGCTACCTGGAGGCGATCCCGGAGAACCTCGCGACGGAGCGCGTCAGCGCGCCGTATGCCTGA
- a CDS encoding alpha/beta hydrolase: MSLIYDARDSKRVIDALSANLDSAASVLAQLELARRHLDSVLGTGELSGQAYSAVGLLFTEVIGPCIQDAKSQIDKTREDLEKYEWEDSKVSRFGVLNEDALAVQLSATRRQRDATERLIEVNREAATALAAYPAMGDAVRLINRGLEVVLEGLEKDIRDLDDRLAALEAFAVGTRGLFKTDFSTGMTRSLVTALRSSSSSLTANASPDANVSQLMSLLALFGPEQVELLLNRNPELAQLFWDNPPSAEAVATWWKALSPDAREKWCQAAPTIIGNLPGLDADTRIHANTIQLKRDLYDGSIDPNSPRGILLRDILKALDVEKYSGPALDYERLAKEGKTPRGLLAYNSTRTPPLAAVAIAETSAEKSGKVTWAVPGMNSGLGEPGRLAGWTNAAAKLHKAQNELEPGVPHLVVAWIGYAPPTLDQSVIQGDHARAGAARLTKELDGQWAASSIVSGNPHPFTAVVGHSYGTTVATNAVNGNGPLSRNVQSVVLLASAGVERSIPTADSLAVDGGAGRVYASQSSRDEVADAGRDLSRRGDPRDGSFGAKVFSSDGDTAQLYQPTDGHDAIGYGKDRGGPWIFAHATAGHGYLDAGTEALKNTAAAALGLDHEINGGTWQGNNR; encoded by the coding sequence TTGAGCTTGATCTACGACGCGCGCGATTCGAAGCGTGTCATCGACGCGCTGTCGGCCAACCTCGACAGCGCCGCGTCGGTGCTCGCTCAGCTGGAGCTTGCGCGCCGTCACCTCGACTCCGTTCTGGGCACCGGCGAGCTATCGGGCCAGGCCTACTCCGCGGTCGGTCTGCTCTTCACGGAGGTCATTGGGCCCTGCATCCAAGATGCGAAGAGCCAGATCGACAAGACCCGGGAGGACCTCGAGAAGTACGAGTGGGAAGACTCCAAGGTCAGTCGCTTCGGTGTGCTGAACGAGGACGCTCTCGCGGTGCAGTTGTCGGCAACGAGGCGCCAGCGGGATGCGACGGAGCGCCTCATCGAGGTGAACCGCGAAGCGGCCACTGCGCTAGCTGCTTACCCGGCAATGGGCGATGCCGTGCGGCTGATCAACCGTGGCTTGGAGGTGGTGCTGGAGGGCCTGGAGAAAGACATCCGAGATCTGGACGACAGGCTCGCAGCTTTGGAGGCGTTCGCGGTCGGGACCCGGGGGTTGTTCAAGACCGATTTCTCCACCGGCATGACGCGCTCGCTGGTTACGGCATTGAGATCGAGCAGCAGCTCACTGACAGCGAACGCGTCGCCCGACGCGAACGTTTCACAACTGATGAGCCTCCTCGCTCTCTTCGGCCCGGAGCAAGTGGAACTGCTCCTGAACCGCAACCCGGAGCTGGCCCAGCTCTTCTGGGACAACCCTCCCTCGGCCGAAGCCGTCGCGACCTGGTGGAAGGCTCTCAGCCCCGATGCGCGCGAGAAGTGGTGCCAGGCGGCGCCTACGATCATCGGGAATCTCCCCGGCCTGGACGCGGACACCCGCATCCACGCCAACACGATCCAACTGAAACGCGACCTGTACGACGGCAGCATCGACCCGAACTCTCCCCGCGGCATCCTCCTCAGAGACATCCTCAAGGCCCTCGACGTGGAGAAGTACTCGGGGCCGGCACTGGACTACGAGAGGCTGGCAAAGGAAGGAAAGACTCCACGCGGGCTGTTGGCGTACAACTCCACGCGTACGCCACCGTTGGCGGCGGTCGCGATCGCGGAAACCAGCGCAGAGAAATCAGGAAAGGTGACCTGGGCAGTTCCCGGCATGAACAGCGGGCTCGGCGAACCCGGCCGCCTCGCCGGGTGGACGAACGCCGCCGCGAAGCTCCACAAGGCACAGAACGAGCTTGAACCCGGCGTGCCGCATCTCGTTGTCGCGTGGATAGGGTACGCACCCCCGACCTTGGACCAATCGGTGATTCAGGGAGACCACGCCAGAGCAGGGGCGGCCCGCTTGACCAAGGAACTGGACGGGCAGTGGGCTGCGAGTTCGATCGTGAGCGGGAACCCACACCCGTTCACAGCGGTGGTCGGTCACTCGTATGGGACCACGGTGGCCACCAATGCAGTGAACGGAAACGGACCTCTCTCGCGGAACGTGCAGTCGGTTGTGTTGCTGGCCTCAGCGGGAGTGGAGAGAAGCATCCCAACCGCGGATTCGTTAGCCGTGGACGGCGGCGCTGGCCGGGTCTACGCGTCACAGTCCTCCCGGGACGAGGTTGCGGACGCCGGCCGTGACTTGTCCCGGCGGGGCGATCCCCGGGATGGATCGTTCGGTGCGAAGGTGTTCTCCTCCGATGGGGACACCGCTCAGCTATACCAGCCGACGGACGGGCACGATGCGATCGGCTACGGGAAGGACCGTGGCGGGCCCTGGATCTTCGCTCACGCCACGGCCGGGCACGGCTATCTAGACGCGGGGACCGAAGCTCTGAAGAACACTGCCGCCGCTGCGCTCGGGCTGGACCACGAGATCAATGGTGGCACGTGGCAAGGCAATAACCGATGA
- a CDS encoding shikimate dehydrogenase — protein MDEARAERDPLPEQDGVSEASAEAMIAELVEAEREAEAEEQAVDEAEAAIEREEPADDESVTAEEPNNESVAGTAGEEPNADEASETLREPSRRLAVLGSPIDHSRSPNLHRAAYDALGLDWSYEAVQISEDGLAAYIEGLGPEWRGLSLTMPLKKTVLPLLDEVDRVAEQTGAANTVLLEDDAVRGFNTDVAGIVRALRAAGLGEVRFAHILGGGATAASALVAAAELGAEQVDIHVRDLERSVWLEPLAHQLGLRVRIRPFAQADRALDVPQLVISTLPGGAVTEAVYTDSTRRRALLLDVAYEPWPTPLARQWLAVDGRVVSGLAMLVHQALLQVRIFVAGDPLQPLPDEEGVLEAMLAAVGLDADGSLLEL, from the coding sequence ATGGATGAGGCCCGCGCGGAGCGCGATCCGCTCCCCGAGCAGGACGGCGTGAGCGAGGCCTCCGCGGAGGCGATGATCGCCGAGCTCGTCGAGGCGGAGCGCGAGGCCGAAGCCGAGGAGCAGGCTGTTGATGAGGCCGAGGCGGCGATTGAGCGCGAGGAACCGGCCGACGATGAGTCGGTCACGGCCGAGGAACCGAACAACGAGTCCGTAGCTGGCACCGCGGGCGAAGAGCCGAACGCGGACGAGGCCTCGGAAACGCTCCGCGAACCGAGCCGGCGCCTCGCCGTGCTGGGGTCGCCGATCGACCACTCCCGCTCACCGAATCTCCATCGCGCCGCGTACGACGCCCTCGGGCTCGACTGGTCGTACGAGGCTGTGCAGATCTCCGAGGACGGGCTCGCCGCCTACATCGAGGGCCTCGGGCCAGAGTGGCGTGGGCTCTCCCTGACGATGCCGCTCAAGAAAACGGTCCTCCCGCTGCTTGACGAGGTCGACCGTGTCGCGGAGCAGACGGGCGCGGCCAACACGGTCCTGCTCGAGGACGACGCGGTCCGCGGGTTCAACACCGATGTGGCGGGAATCGTGCGCGCGCTGCGCGCGGCAGGACTAGGCGAAGTCCGTTTCGCGCACATCCTCGGCGGCGGAGCGACTGCGGCATCCGCGCTGGTGGCGGCAGCCGAGCTGGGGGCCGAGCAGGTCGACATCCACGTCCGGGATCTGGAGCGGAGCGTCTGGCTCGAACCGCTGGCGCACCAGCTCGGGCTGCGTGTCCGCATCCGGCCCTTCGCCCAGGCGGACCGCGCCCTCGACGTCCCGCAGCTCGTCATCAGCACTCTGCCCGGGGGCGCCGTCACAGAGGCCGTGTACACCGATTCCACAAGGAGGCGCGCCCTGCTCCTCGACGTCGCTTACGAGCCGTGGCCCACGCCGCTCGCGCGTCAGTGGCTGGCTGTCGACGGCCGTGTCGTGTCGGGGCTAGCCATGCTCGTGCATCAGGCCCTCCTGCAGGTCCGCATCTTCGTGGCGGGCGACCCGCTCCAGCCGCTCCCCGATGAGGAGGGTGTGCTGGAGGCGATGCTCGCTGCGGTCGGTCTCGACGCCGACGGGTCGCTGCTGGAGCTCTGA
- the mltG gene encoding endolytic transglycosylase MltG, with translation MDRSLSQNPQERPQPPVFPAVNRQPLTRREARRLQEEQERAAGRPQAESASAPRSSAGPAAEPAAESARPVDGAPESAPATDAETLAGLDFDAVITGPIAQVEERQPVGAAARHGTQEGLHSRHDNPARTLFGVLEDQDTDTLDAEVESPLAWRQQHYLSHEEPPRRKRRWVKRLVVTVVVLALLGGMAGGAYAIFQPQVAKIAAKLFPPDDDYKGSGSGQVLFTIKSGDDGSAIAANLHKAGVVKTSEAFYTLLLRQKPEVQFQPGVFKLAKQMSAQAALVALQDPSARVENTAVIPEGTVEKDILQTVATATKLPLADLQAQAANPAQFGVPAQAKTLEGFLFPATYTFAPGISAHDAIKTMVDRMFQALDQAGVAPADRWNTVVLASVVQKEAGLKDDYPKVARVFLNRLAQGWDLQSDATVAYGTGHTDRVTTTDAERADAGNPYNTYVHSGLPVGPISNPGDLAINAAQHPADGPWMYFVTWNLKTGETIFSTTDAEHQAAVEKWQQWMKDNPGYG, from the coding sequence TTGGACCGTAGTTTGTCGCAGAACCCCCAGGAGAGGCCGCAGCCGCCGGTGTTCCCGGCCGTGAACCGGCAGCCGCTGACGCGACGCGAGGCCCGCCGGCTCCAGGAGGAGCAGGAGCGCGCCGCCGGGCGTCCGCAGGCGGAGTCGGCTTCCGCGCCTCGCTCGAGCGCCGGCCCGGCTGCCGAGCCGGCGGCAGAGTCGGCGCGGCCGGTGGATGGCGCGCCGGAATCCGCGCCGGCCACGGACGCCGAGACGCTGGCCGGTCTCGACTTCGACGCCGTGATCACGGGCCCGATCGCCCAGGTCGAGGAGCGCCAGCCCGTCGGCGCCGCCGCGCGGCACGGGACGCAGGAGGGCCTCCACTCGCGCCACGACAACCCGGCGCGTACTCTGTTCGGCGTGCTGGAAGATCAGGACACGGACACGCTCGACGCCGAGGTGGAATCGCCCCTCGCCTGGCGCCAGCAGCACTACCTCTCCCACGAGGAGCCCCCTCGCCGCAAGCGTCGCTGGGTGAAGCGGCTCGTCGTCACCGTCGTCGTCCTCGCGCTGCTCGGTGGAATGGCCGGAGGCGCGTATGCGATCTTCCAGCCGCAGGTCGCCAAGATCGCGGCGAAGCTGTTCCCGCCGGACGACGACTACAAGGGCTCGGGCAGCGGCCAGGTGTTGTTCACGATCAAGTCGGGCGACGACGGGTCCGCGATCGCCGCGAACCTCCACAAGGCGGGCGTCGTGAAGACCTCCGAGGCCTTCTACACCCTGCTGCTCCGCCAGAAGCCGGAGGTGCAGTTCCAACCGGGCGTCTTCAAGCTCGCCAAGCAGATGAGTGCGCAGGCGGCCCTGGTCGCGTTGCAGGATCCCTCCGCTCGCGTCGAGAACACCGCGGTGATCCCGGAGGGAACGGTCGAGAAGGACATCCTCCAGACCGTCGCCACCGCCACGAAGCTCCCGCTCGCGGACCTGCAAGCCCAGGCGGCCAACCCGGCCCAGTTCGGCGTCCCGGCGCAGGCGAAGACGCTCGAGGGTTTCCTGTTCCCGGCGACGTACACCTTCGCCCCGGGTATCTCGGCGCACGACGCCATCAAGACCATGGTCGACCGGATGTTCCAGGCGCTCGACCAGGCCGGCGTCGCCCCGGCCGACCGCTGGAACACCGTCGTGCTTGCGTCGGTGGTTCAGAAGGAGGCGGGCCTCAAGGACGACTACCCCAAGGTCGCCCGGGTCTTCCTCAACCGCTTGGCACAGGGCTGGGACCTCCAGTCGGATGCGACCGTCGCCTACGGCACGGGCCACACGGACCGAGTGACGACGACTGACGCCGAGCGCGCGGACGCGGGGAACCCCTACAACACGTACGTGCACTCCGGGCTCCCCGTCGGGCCGATCTCGAATCCGGGTGACCTGGCCATCAATGCGGCGCAGCACCCGGCCGACGGCCCGTGGATGTACTTCGTGACCTGGAACCTCAAGACGGGCGAGACGATCTTCTCGACCACCGACGCGGAGCACCAGGCCGCGGTCGAGAAGTGGCAGCAGTGGATGAAGGACAACCCCGGGTATGGATGA
- the ruvX gene encoding Holliday junction resolvase RuvX translates to MRMGVRIGIDVGKVRIGVSRSDLHGMLATPVETVARSEDAADRRRIARIVDELEAVEVIVGLPLALSGARTASTDDAVAFARSLAGEVGVPVRMVDERLTTMSASSALRASGKNSKKARPVVDQVAATIILQHALDAERATGRPPGDPVETSIGP, encoded by the coding sequence GTGCGGATGGGCGTCCGGATCGGGATCGACGTGGGCAAGGTGCGGATCGGCGTGAGCCGGTCCGACCTCCACGGCATGCTCGCCACCCCGGTGGAAACCGTGGCTCGCTCCGAAGACGCTGCGGATCGTCGTAGGATCGCCCGGATCGTGGACGAACTCGAGGCCGTCGAGGTTATCGTCGGATTGCCGCTGGCGCTCTCGGGCGCCCGCACCGCCTCCACCGACGACGCCGTGGCCTTCGCCCGGTCACTCGCCGGCGAAGTCGGCGTGCCTGTCCGGATGGTCGACGAGCGACTCACCACCATGTCCGCGTCGTCCGCGCTCCGGGCCTCCGGGAAGAACAGCAAGAAGGCCCGACCGGTGGTGGATCAGGTGGCGGCCACGATAATTTTGCAGCACGCCCTCGACGCGGAGCGAGCCACCGGCCGCCCGCCGGGCGACCCCGTCGAAACGAGCATTGGACCGTAG